A single region of the Desulfonatronovibrio hydrogenovorans DSM 9292 genome encodes:
- the argF gene encoding ornithine carbamoyltransferase, producing the protein MKKDFLTILDLSHNQAHEMVRRAGEMKRTSHRSEVLRGRTFILIFEKASTRTKVSFEVGISHLGGHYVFMTSRESQLGRSEPLKDTARVLSRYADGLIVRTYGQEKLEELARYSSIPIINALSDDYHPCQVMSDLLTIYERTPNFEDLTIAWVGDGNNMAHSWINAAVYFPFQLNLAVPKGYEPGGDILERALHMGARIFVTHDPALAVSGAHYVNTDVWASMGQEQEQDKRAVAFKGFSVNEDLLSSADKEVKVLHCLPAHRGEEISQEIMEGSRSIIWDQAENRLHMQKAILEWVVAPD; encoded by the coding sequence ATGAAAAAAGATTTTTTAACCATTTTGGATCTGTCCCATAATCAAGCCCATGAAATGGTCCGCAGGGCCGGGGAAATGAAGCGCACCAGCCACAGGTCAGAGGTGCTCAGAGGCAGGACCTTTATCCTGATCTTTGAAAAGGCTTCCACCAGAACCAAGGTATCCTTTGAGGTGGGGATCTCCCATCTGGGTGGACACTACGTGTTTATGACCTCCAGGGAATCCCAGCTTGGAAGGAGTGAACCCCTGAAAGACACGGCCAGGGTTCTTTCCCGCTATGCTGACGGGCTCATCGTCAGGACCTATGGCCAGGAAAAGCTTGAGGAATTGGCCCGGTACAGCTCGATTCCCATAATCAACGCATTATCCGATGATTATCATCCCTGCCAGGTCATGAGCGATCTGCTGACCATTTACGAACGTACTCCAAATTTTGAGGACCTGACCATTGCCTGGGTGGGGGATGGGAACAACATGGCCCATTCATGGATAAATGCGGCGGTTTACTTTCCTTTTCAGCTGAATTTGGCCGTACCCAAGGGTTATGAGCCCGGGGGAGACATACTGGAGCGGGCTCTGCATATGGGAGCAAGGATATTTGTTACCCATGATCCGGCCCTGGCCGTCAGCGGGGCTCATTATGTCAATACCGATGTCTGGGCTTCCATGGGACAGGAACAGGAACAGGATAAGAGGGCTGTAGCATTCAAGGGGTTTTCTGTGAATGAGGATCTTCTCAGCTCAGCGGACAAAGAGGTCAAGGTTCTTCATTGCCTGCCTGCCCACAGAGGTGAGGAGATTTCCCAAGAGATCATGGAAGGGTCCAGGTCCATCATCTGGGATCAGGCTGAGAACAGACTGCACATGCAGAAGGCCATTCTGGAATGGGTTGTTGCCCCTGATTAA
- a CDS encoding class I SAM-dependent methyltransferase, with the protein MVNNLYNLIISDTTRLCYHNCLRLYPENSSILDVGIGNGIMIKKNHSLIKGKNLSITGLDINKHYLEHCKKMIRVFDLESQVKVHHQSVLTFNPPEKFCFDYIFFGMSFMLMKDQKKVLDRTKEWLKPAGKVIFFQTMFKNKSKLMEFVKPRLKFLTTVDFGQVTYEKDFYELLDQENFCPCEDKLLKKNVFNGEYRLIITRPESAA; encoded by the coding sequence ATGGTCAATAACCTGTATAACCTCATCATAAGCGACACAACCAGACTCTGTTATCATAACTGCCTCAGGCTTTATCCTGAAAACTCCTCCATCCTTGATGTGGGCATTGGAAATGGAATCATGATCAAGAAAAACCATAGTCTCATCAAAGGAAAAAATCTCAGTATCACCGGGCTGGACATCAATAAACACTACCTTGAACACTGCAAGAAGATGATTCGGGTCTTTGATCTGGAAAGCCAGGTCAAGGTTCACCATCAATCGGTACTGACCTTTAACCCTCCTGAAAAATTCTGCTTTGACTATATTTTTTTCGGAATGAGCTTCATGCTCATGAAGGATCAGAAAAAAGTTCTGGACAGGACCAAAGAATGGCTGAAGCCTGCGGGCAAAGTCATCTTTTTTCAGACAATGTTCAAAAACAAGTCCAAACTCATGGAATTTGTCAAACCAAGGTTGAAATTCCTGACAACAGTTGATTTCGGCCAGGTTACTTATGAAAAGGATTTCTACGAACTTCTGGACCAGGAAAATTTCTGCCCCTGCGAAGACAAGCTTCTCAAGAAAAATGTATTCAACGGAGAATACCGGCTCATCATCACCAGACCTGAGAGCGCAGCCTGA
- a CDS encoding argininosuccinate synthase codes for MADIKKVVLAYSGGLDTSVILKWIQQTYSCEVIAFTADLGQEEELAGLEEKALSTGAAKAYIEDLQEEFARDFVFPMFRAGAIYEGRYLLGTSIARPLIAKRMVEIAAQEGAQAVAHGATGKGNDQVRFELTVMALNPGLKTIAPWREWDLHSRTELVAFAKANNIPVPVTKEKPYSSDRNLLHLSFEGGELEDPWAEPGPGSYQLSVPPELAPDDPEIISIEFEQGDPVRINGESMSPARLIKKLNSLGGRHGVGRLDMVENRFVGMKSRGVYETPGGTILYAAHRDLEGLCLDRESMLLKDELVPKYSAMVYNGFWYSPEREALQALVDKTQERVTGEVRLKLYKGGVYPLARRSPYSLYNPDLATFEKDEVYDQQDAAGFIRLNGLRLMSLNLGSGRK; via the coding sequence ATGGCGGATATCAAGAAGGTTGTGCTGGCTTATTCAGGTGGTCTGGACACGTCTGTCATCCTCAAGTGGATTCAACAGACCTATTCCTGTGAGGTGATTGCTTTTACGGCTGATCTGGGCCAGGAAGAAGAACTGGCCGGTCTTGAGGAAAAAGCTCTGTCCACCGGGGCTGCCAAGGCATACATAGAGGATCTTCAGGAAGAGTTTGCCAGAGATTTTGTCTTCCCCATGTTCAGGGCTGGAGCTATTTACGAGGGCCGCTACCTGTTGGGAACGTCCATAGCCAGACCTCTGATTGCCAAGAGAATGGTGGAGATAGCAGCCCAAGAAGGAGCCCAGGCAGTAGCCCATGGTGCAACCGGCAAGGGTAATGACCAGGTCAGGTTCGAGCTGACAGTAATGGCCCTGAACCCGGGCCTGAAGACCATTGCTCCCTGGAGAGAGTGGGATCTGCATTCCAGAACTGAGCTGGTGGCCTTTGCCAAGGCCAACAATATCCCGGTTCCGGTGACCAAAGAAAAGCCTTACAGTTCGGACCGAAATCTTCTGCACCTGTCTTTTGAGGGCGGAGAACTGGAAGATCCCTGGGCTGAACCCGGACCAGGCAGTTATCAGCTGTCTGTGCCCCCGGAGCTGGCCCCGGATGATCCGGAAATCATCAGCATTGAATTTGAACAAGGCGATCCGGTCAGAATTAACGGGGAAAGCATGAGTCCGGCCCGGCTGATCAAGAAGCTCAACTCCCTGGGCGGACGACATGGTGTTGGCCGTCTGGACATGGTGGAAAACAGGTTCGTGGGCATGAAGTCCAGGGGTGTATATGAGACACCCGGCGGGACCATTCTTTATGCAGCTCACAGGGATCTGGAGGGGCTCTGCCTGGACAGGGAAAGCATGCTCCTCAAAGACGAGCTGGTTCCAAAGTACTCGGCCATGGTTTACAACGGCTTCTGGTATTCTCCTGAAAGGGAGGCTCTGCAGGCCTTGGTGGATAAGACTCAGGAAAGGGTCACCGGTGAAGTCAGGCTGAAGCTGTATAAGGGGGGAGTATATCCTCTGGCCAGAAGGTCACCCTATTCCCTGTATAATCCGGACCTGGCCACCTTTGAAAAGGACGAGGTCTATGATCAGCAGGATGCAGCCGGATTCATCAGGCTGAACGGATTAAGGCTCATGTCTCTAAATTTGGGGTCAGGACGAAAATAA
- a CDS encoding efflux RND transporter periplasmic adaptor subunit, whose protein sequence is MGLFEIWRLKMLKVILPVLILVPGLAGCGQDPVQEDTGQRPLPVVAVQEVEMTDVEVFANYPARVHGSRQVEVRSRVEGILKKKLYHEGEAVEKNQVLFIIDPEPYEIAHRRARAELADARAAHDHAQREWLRHSRLYEQSAVSEREKDQALTEFELARARLGIAQAALDDARRSLGYTEVRSPVAGVTGMEDVSEGNLISWGGLLTTMTQNDPVHVRFSLPEKDALAKRGSDRAEPASAKESRAWVEIHFSDGQEYAHKGQIDFMASTIDTATGMVSARAVFPNPGHELMPGQFVRVRVLVQNLQGVALIPEQAVNQGPEGPEVFIIDEDSSARTRRVSLGPVVKAGQVIWEGLDQGDLVVVNGQVALREGMAVRVEQTGSREAE, encoded by the coding sequence ATGGGACTGTTTGAAATATGGCGTCTGAAAATGCTTAAGGTCATTTTGCCGGTTTTAATCCTTGTTCCGGGCCTGGCCGGGTGCGGGCAGGACCCGGTTCAGGAAGACACCGGGCAAAGGCCGCTGCCTGTTGTTGCCGTACAGGAAGTGGAAATGACTGACGTGGAAGTTTTTGCAAACTATCCGGCCAGGGTTCATGGTTCAAGACAGGTTGAGGTCAGATCAAGGGTGGAGGGCATCCTCAAGAAAAAGCTTTACCACGAGGGTGAAGCTGTAGAAAAAAATCAGGTCCTGTTCATCATTGATCCCGAACCTTACGAGATTGCCCATCGCCGGGCCAGGGCCGAGCTGGCTGATGCCAGGGCGGCTCATGATCATGCCCAAAGAGAGTGGCTGCGCCATTCCAGGCTTTATGAACAAAGCGCTGTGAGTGAGCGGGAAAAGGACCAGGCCCTGACCGAATTTGAACTGGCCAGAGCCAGGCTGGGTATTGCCCAGGCTGCTCTGGACGATGCCCGTCGCAGTCTGGGCTATACAGAGGTACGTTCCCCTGTGGCCGGAGTGACCGGGATGGAAGATGTTTCAGAAGGAAATCTCATCAGCTGGGGTGGACTCCTGACCACCATGACTCAGAATGACCCGGTCCATGTTCGCTTTTCTCTGCCGGAAAAAGACGCCCTGGCTAAAAGAGGATCTGACCGGGCAGAACCGGCTTCTGCTAAAGAAAGCAGGGCCTGGGTGGAAATCCATTTTTCCGATGGTCAAGAATACGCCCACAAGGGGCAGATAGATTTCATGGCCAGCACCATTGATACTGCCACCGGCATGGTCAGTGCCAGGGCGGTCTTTCCAAATCCCGGGCATGAACTCATGCCTGGCCAGTTTGTGCGGGTCAGGGTGCTGGTGCAGAATCTTCAAGGCGTTGCCCTGATTCCGGAACAGGCTGTGAACCAGGGACCTGAAGGACCGGAAGTTTTTATCATTGATGAGGATTCTTCGGCCCGGACCCGCCGGGTCAGCCTTGGCCCGGTTGTCAAGGCTGGACAGGTGATCTGGGAAGGCCTGGATCAGGGTGACCTGGTGGTGGTGAATGGCCAGGTGGCCCTGAGGGAGGGGATGGCAGTCAGAGTTGAGCAGACTGGGTCCAGGGAGGCTGAATAA
- a CDS encoding efflux transporter outer membrane subunit, whose protein sequence is MNNSAGWKGHFCPGLLFLVVLFLGGCAMGSDHKLRKPDLPGTWPETEALTRDGQDYLLEWWTRFEDPMLNQLVAKAVQDNPDIRVQAARVWEARARLGFARAEQLPTVGVQAEAVRQRQPEAVTGIPGGSRGNLFSLAGLLEFELDIWGRLAMEREAAQAVLLESQYTQEAVRQGVISDVVVTYFNLVAAREELEITRQTLELRKQTYELERIRFEAGQVDELVLGQAESALEKVRALVPDLKRQVRILEGALGVLTGLSPLELFDDDRVRYGLARSVFNPGAVPLVLPSELLNRRSDIRSAEARARATGTAIGIARAERLPRLNLSGLLGTLAPETRDLFTSSARNWSMGAQAAGPLLDFGRTRAGVEAAQAQYVQAEIQYEAVVSTAFNEVRDALAIYQSAQNREEAVLRLVGSVERTRNLAKVRYQEGMISFLEFLEAEQDLFAARQDLNNAVRDRLVAVATLSKALGGGWDPDSIERYEVSSAVKD, encoded by the coding sequence ATGAATAACAGCGCGGGCTGGAAAGGACATTTTTGCCCTGGACTGCTGTTTTTAGTGGTCCTTTTTCTGGGCGGATGTGCCATGGGTTCTGATCACAAACTCAGGAAACCGGATCTTCCCGGGACCTGGCCGGAAACCGAGGCCCTGACCAGGGATGGACAGGATTATCTGCTGGAGTGGTGGACCAGATTTGAGGATCCAATGTTGAACCAGCTGGTGGCCAAGGCTGTTCAGGACAATCCGGACATCCGCGTTCAGGCGGCCAGGGTCTGGGAGGCCAGGGCCAGACTCGGCTTTGCCAGGGCGGAGCAGCTCCCCACGGTGGGAGTCCAGGCTGAAGCAGTAAGGCAGAGACAGCCTGAAGCTGTTACAGGCATTCCTGGTGGATCCAGGGGCAACCTGTTTTCCCTGGCCGGGCTTCTGGAATTTGAGCTGGACATCTGGGGCAGACTGGCCATGGAGCGGGAGGCAGCCCAGGCTGTTCTCCTGGAAAGTCAGTATACCCAGGAAGCTGTCCGCCAGGGCGTGATTTCGGACGTGGTGGTCACTTATTTCAATCTGGTGGCAGCCAGAGAGGAACTGGAAATAACCAGGCAGACCCTGGAACTCAGGAAGCAGACTTATGAACTTGAGAGGATCAGGTTTGAAGCAGGCCAGGTGGATGAGCTTGTCCTTGGTCAGGCTGAGTCAGCCCTGGAAAAGGTCAGGGCTCTGGTTCCGGATCTGAAAAGACAGGTCAGGATCCTGGAAGGAGCTCTGGGTGTCCTGACCGGGCTGAGTCCTCTGGAGCTTTTTGATGATGATCGGGTCAGATACGGGCTGGCCAGGTCAGTCTTTAATCCGGGTGCAGTTCCCTTGGTCCTGCCTTCTGAGCTTTTGAACCGCAGGTCGGACATCCGTTCAGCCGAGGCCAGGGCCAGGGCCACAGGAACAGCCATTGGCATTGCCAGGGCCGAGCGGCTGCCCAGGCTGAATCTGTCCGGCCTGTTGGGAACCCTGGCTCCGGAAACCAGGGACCTGTTCACCTCTTCGGCCAGGAACTGGAGCATGGGTGCCCAGGCAGCCGGTCCTCTGCTTGATTTCGGGCGGACCCGGGCCGGGGTAGAAGCGGCCCAGGCCCAGTATGTCCAGGCTGAGATCCAGTATGAAGCAGTAGTGAGCACGGCCTTTAACGAGGTCCGCGACGCCCTGGCCATTTATCAGTCTGCCCAAAACCGGGAGGAGGCAGTTCTGAGGCTGGTTGGATCAGTGGAACGGACTAGAAACCTGGCCAAAGTGCGTTACCAGGAAGGGATGATCAGTTTCCTGGAATTCCTGGAAGCAGAGCAGGACCTTTTTGCTGCCAGACAGGACCTGAATAATGCAGTCAGGGACCGACTGGTTGCAGTGGCCACCCTGTCCAAGGCCCTGGGCGGCGGATGGGACCCGGACTCCATTGAAAGGTATGAGGTTTCCTCAGCTGTCAAGGATTAA
- a CDS encoding multidrug effflux MFS transporter, with translation MKKWIALLALLAAFPPLSTDMYLPAIPSLAEMWQEPLWVINLTLVGFFVTYSIFLLIYGPLSDRFGRKPVLKAGILIYVLASMMCALSSSSTGLIMSRMLQAAGAASAASLALAVVRDVFEETSRERALAYISMVVALAPMLAPIIGGWILAFLPWNWIFAVLAGLGLIALAGVVRMEETLCPQERTRDAGLLTGYALLLKNRRYISLALVVSIGSMPLFAFIAASSDIYISGFGLSEQVYGYFFGFNALAVMAGAFTCIRLTRHILSRNILSLGFAGVAGGGIWLLLGQGQSPWDLALPMFVMSFSLGLSRPPSHNLVLKQAGRGAGAASSFLMFSLMTSGAAAMGFISLEWQDKIEVLGLLAVLCAGLGLTSWLLLQKYSSRPWQ, from the coding sequence GTGAAAAAGTGGATAGCGCTGCTGGCCCTTCTTGCAGCCTTTCCTCCCCTTTCCACGGATATGTATCTGCCGGCCATCCCGTCCCTGGCAGAGATGTGGCAGGAACCCCTGTGGGTCATCAACCTGACTCTGGTAGGATTTTTTGTGACCTACAGCATTTTTTTGCTGATCTATGGTCCATTGTCTGACAGGTTTGGCCGCAAACCGGTCCTGAAGGCAGGCATTTTGATCTATGTCCTGGCCAGCATGATGTGCGCTCTTTCCTCCAGTTCCACCGGGCTGATCATGTCCCGCATGCTGCAGGCGGCAGGGGCTGCTTCGGCTGCTTCCCTGGCTCTGGCCGTTGTCCGGGATGTTTTTGAAGAAACAAGCCGGGAGCGGGCTCTGGCCTATATTTCAATGGTGGTGGCCCTGGCACCCATGCTGGCTCCTATTATTGGAGGTTGGATACTGGCTTTTTTGCCCTGGAACTGGATATTTGCTGTACTTGCCGGACTGGGCCTGATCGCCCTGGCAGGGGTGGTCAGGATGGAAGAAACCCTCTGTCCTCAAGAGCGGACCCGAGATGCAGGTCTTTTGACCGGGTATGCCTTGCTTTTGAAAAACCGGCGCTATATCAGCCTGGCGCTGGTGGTTTCCATTGGTTCCATGCCCCTTTTTGCCTTTATTGCTGCGTCTTCGGACATATACATTTCCGGATTCGGTCTGAGTGAACAGGTTTACGGGTACTTTTTCGGATTCAACGCCCTGGCTGTGATGGCTGGAGCTTTTACCTGCATCAGGCTGACCAGGCATATCCTGTCCCGGAATATTCTGAGCCTGGGTTTTGCTGGAGTGGCAGGAGGCGGTATCTGGCTTCTTCTGGGACAGGGTCAGAGTCCCTGGGATCTTGCCCTGCCAATGTTTGTCATGTCCTTTTCCCTGGGCCTGAGCCGGCCGCCCAGTCATAACCTGGTCTTGAAACAGGCAGGCAGGGGAGCAGGAGCTGCGTCCTCTTTTCTGATGTTTTCTTTGATGACATCCGGAGCCGCTGCCATGGGGTTCATTTCCCTTGAGTGGCAGGACAAAATAGAGGTGCTGGGTCTGCTGGCGGTTCTTTGCGCCGGTCTGGGGCTGACCTCCTGGCTGCTTTTGCAGAAATATTCATCAAGACCCTGGCAATAA
- a CDS encoding efflux RND transporter permease subunit translates to MFRFFIDRPIFASVISILIVLAGAAALRILPVEQYPDVVPPEVVVSAVYPGASARVVAEAVAAPLEQEINGVDNMLYMESVSTDAGTLQITISFEMGTDPDMAAVNVNNRIEAALPKLPQTVRDMGVRAESRSTNMLMVPVMYSPDGTRDTLFLANYLILNVLEELNRLPGVGNASLFGSEDYAMRVWMDPDKLAKHELTPSDLAAALREQSDHFAAGRLGAEPAPDGQIFTYTVTTAEMLVEPEEYERIILRSGRDSGALRLGDVARVELGSEAYGTSATYNGQPAVAFAIYLQPGANALDTAEIVHSALDRMSENFPAGTAYTIGYDITEFIDISIREVVKTLIVAVILVILVTFLFLQRFRATLIPVAAIPVSLIGTFAGMLAFGFSVNLLTLFGLVLAIGIVVDNAIIVMENVDRLMREENLKAREASIATMKQVAGAVVASTLVLVAVFAPVTFLGGMTGELYRQFAVTIAVAVVVSGVVALTLTPAMCSLLLDRQKKTVPKPFVLFNRFFDKLTSSFVWLVEKILRHSIVSTLIFIGIIGGTVLMVSRMAPGLVPQEDQGLALAVYQLPPASALSRTEEVRNTLSGMLVEMDQVQGFTTVAGVDIFDMALRTNMGVGFINLTDWDARQGPGQDAQSLAGRIMGMGLGIPEANVLAFVPPPIVGLSITGGVEGYLEVRGGPTLQQVQDIASRLTAAANERPELTNARATMDMNIPKYQAVVDREKAREMGVPVNQVFETMQSTFGSLYVNDFTMLDRNWQVNLQSEKDFRSRPEDLNKVFVRSQSGQMLPLSSLVTLERISGPDVINRYNMNSAARLMADAGPGYTTGQAKEALEQVAAQVLQGSNASIGWIGEAFQLDAAAGTGGLAFAMGMVMVLLILAAQYERWAMPLAVASAVPFAVLGASLAAMLRGFPNDIYFQVGLLVLIGLAAKNAILIVEFAAQNREQGLCSSEAAMEAARQRFRAITMTAMTFIIGTLPLVFASGAGAASRQEIGTVVVGGMVLASSLALLFVPLFFKLMDDSTFWFHNRKMLKPCKGKNDE, encoded by the coding sequence ATGTTCAGGTTTTTTATTGACCGGCCTATTTTTGCCTCGGTTATTTCAATATTGATCGTTCTGGCTGGTGCAGCAGCCTTGAGGATCCTGCCTGTGGAACAATATCCTGATGTGGTTCCTCCGGAAGTGGTGGTCAGTGCTGTTTATCCAGGGGCCAGCGCCAGGGTGGTGGCCGAGGCTGTGGCCGCTCCTCTGGAACAGGAGATCAACGGCGTAGACAATATGCTGTACATGGAATCGGTTTCCACTGACGCTGGAACTCTCCAGATCACCATATCCTTTGAAATGGGCACTGATCCGGACATGGCTGCGGTTAATGTCAACAACCGGATTGAGGCGGCCCTGCCCAAGCTTCCTCAGACAGTGAGGGACATGGGAGTGCGGGCTGAATCCAGGTCCACCAACATGCTCATGGTTCCGGTGATGTATTCCCCGGACGGAACCAGGGATACTCTGTTTCTGGCCAATTATCTGATCCTGAATGTCCTGGAGGAGCTGAACCGGTTGCCAGGGGTGGGAAATGCCTCATTGTTCGGATCAGAAGACTATGCAATGCGGGTCTGGATGGACCCGGACAAGCTGGCCAAGCATGAGCTGACTCCGTCTGATCTGGCCGCTGCCCTGCGGGAGCAGAGTGATCACTTTGCCGCAGGCCGACTCGGGGCTGAGCCGGCCCCGGATGGGCAGATCTTTACATATACCGTGACTACGGCTGAGATGCTGGTTGAACCAGAGGAGTATGAGCGGATAATTCTCAGGTCAGGAAGGGACTCTGGCGCCCTGCGTCTTGGCGATGTGGCCAGAGTGGAGCTGGGCTCGGAGGCATACGGCACATCAGCCACCTATAATGGTCAGCCCGCAGTTGCCTTTGCCATCTATCTTCAGCCCGGGGCCAATGCCCTGGATACAGCTGAAATCGTTCATTCAGCCCTGGACCGGATGTCTGAAAATTTCCCAGCTGGAACAGCATACACCATCGGGTATGATATTACTGAATTCATAGATATCTCCATTCGAGAAGTGGTCAAGACCTTGATAGTGGCCGTGATCCTGGTGATCCTGGTGACTTTTTTGTTCCTGCAGCGCTTTCGGGCCACTTTGATTCCAGTGGCTGCCATTCCGGTCTCCCTGATCGGGACCTTTGCCGGAATGCTGGCTTTCGGGTTTTCAGTAAACCTTTTGACCCTGTTCGGGCTGGTCCTGGCCATCGGCATTGTTGTGGATAACGCCATCATTGTCATGGAAAACGTTGACCGGCTGATGCGGGAGGAAAACCTCAAGGCCAGGGAGGCTTCCATTGCAACCATGAAGCAGGTGGCTGGAGCGGTTGTGGCTTCCACCCTTGTCCTGGTGGCGGTGTTTGCACCAGTGACGTTTCTGGGCGGAATGACCGGTGAGCTGTATCGTCAATTTGCTGTGACCATTGCTGTTGCGGTTGTGGTGTCAGGGGTGGTTGCTCTGACCCTGACCCCGGCCATGTGTTCCCTGCTCCTGGACAGGCAGAAGAAGACCGTGCCCAAGCCCTTTGTCCTTTTTAACCGGTTTTTTGATAAACTGACCAGTTCTTTTGTCTGGCTGGTTGAGAAGATTTTGCGGCATTCCATCGTCAGTACCCTGATTTTTATCGGAATAATCGGAGGGACGGTCCTGATGGTGAGCCGGATGGCCCCGGGGCTGGTTCCTCAGGAGGACCAGGGGCTGGCCCTGGCGGTCTACCAGCTTCCCCCGGCTTCAGCTTTGTCCAGAACCGAAGAGGTCAGAAACACTCTCTCAGGCATGCTGGTGGAAATGGACCAGGTCCAGGGATTCACCACAGTAGCCGGGGTAGATATTTTTGACATGGCCCTGCGGACCAACATGGGGGTCGGGTTCATCAATCTGACTGACTGGGATGCCCGCCAGGGCCCTGGTCAGGATGCCCAGTCCCTGGCCGGCCGGATAATGGGCATGGGTCTGGGGATTCCTGAGGCCAATGTCCTGGCTTTTGTTCCTCCGCCCATAGTGGGGCTTTCCATAACCGGCGGAGTTGAAGGCTATCTGGAGGTCCGGGGCGGTCCGACCCTGCAGCAGGTCCAGGATATAGCCTCAAGACTGACTGCTGCAGCCAATGAACGTCCGGAGCTGACCAATGCCAGGGCCACCATGGATATGAATATCCCCAAATATCAGGCTGTGGTGGACCGGGAAAAGGCCAGGGAGATGGGAGTTCCTGTCAACCAGGTCTTTGAGACCATGCAGAGTACCTTTGGATCACTTTACGTCAATGATTTTACCATGCTTGACCGTAACTGGCAGGTCAACCTGCAGTCAGAAAAAGACTTCAGAAGCCGGCCTGAAGATCTGAATAAAGTCTTTGTCCGCTCCCAATCCGGACAGATGCTGCCGCTGAGTTCGCTGGTCACTCTGGAACGGATTTCCGGTCCGGATGTAATAAACCGGTACAATATGAACAGTGCAGCCAGGCTGATGGCTGATGCTGGCCCTGGATACACCACCGGGCAGGCCAAGGAAGCCCTGGAGCAGGTGGCGGCCCAGGTCCTGCAGGGTTCCAATGCGTCCATAGGCTGGATCGGAGAGGCTTTTCAGCTTGACGCAGCTGCCGGCACAGGCGGCCTGGCTTTTGCCATGGGCATGGTCATGGTTCTTCTGATTCTGGCAGCCCAGTACGAGCGGTGGGCCATGCCCCTGGCCGTGGCCTCGGCAGTGCCTTTTGCTGTACTTGGGGCTTCCCTGGCTGCCATGCTCCGGGGTTTTCCCAATGACATCTATTTTCAGGTAGGGTTGCTGGTCCTGATTGGGCTGGCAGCCAAAAACGCCATCCTGATAGTGGAATTTGCAGCCCAGAACCGGGAACAGGGGCTGTGCTCATCTGAAGCGGCCATGGAAGCTGCCAGACAGCGTTTTCGGGCCATCACCATGACTGCCATGACCTTTATCATAGGTACTTTACCCCTGGTGTTTGCTTCTGGGGCAGGCGCAGCCAGCCGCCAGGAAATCGGTACAGTGGTGGTGGGAGGAATGGTTCTGGCCAGTTCTCTGGCCCTGCTCTTTGTGCCGCTGTTTTTCAAACTGATGGATGACTCCACCTTCTGGTTTCACAACCGCAAGATGCTCAAGCCTTGCAAAGGAAAGAATGATGAATAA